The Cellulomonas shaoxiangyii sequence TCGAGATCGGCGCCGGCCCCGGGGTCGTGCGCGTCGAGCTCGGCGAGGTCGCGGCCGGCGCCATCTGGCTCGCCGCCGCAGCACCGCGCGCGTAGGCTCCTCCCATCCCCCCGAGCGGTCGACGGCGACCCTCGACGCTATGTCGAATCGATTCGAGGCCGCCGTGACCGTCACCTCCTCGTCGTCGGCCGTGCCACCCGCGGCCGGGCCCCAGGTCGCCGGACCGGGGCGCGCCGCGGACCCGCGCGCCCGGACGGCCCTGCTCGCGCTCGCGCTCGGCGGCTTCGGCATCGGCACCACCGAGTTCGCCACGATGGGCCTGCTGCCGGAGATCGCCACCGACCTCGACGTCTCGATCCCCGTCGCCGGCCACGCGATCACCGCGTACGCCCTCGGTGTCGTGCTCGGTGCGCCGACGCTGGCCGCGCTCGGGGCCCGCCTCGACCGCCGCAGGCTGCTGCTCGGGCTCATGGTCGCCTTCACGGTCGGCAACGTCCTCGCGGCCTTCGCGCCCACCGCGGAGACGCTGGTCGCGGCGCGCTTCCTGGCGGGCCTGCCGCACGGCGCGTTCTTCGGCGTCGGTGCGGTCGTCGGCACCGCGGTCGTCGGTCCCGAGCGCCGCGGGCGGGCCGTCTCGGCGATGATGGCCGGCCTCACGGTGGCCTGCGCGGTCGGCGTCCCGCTCTCGTCGGTCGTCGGCCACGCCGTCGGGTGGCGCTGGGCGTTCGTCGCCGTGGGCGGCATCGGGCTCGTGACCCTCGTCGCGCTGCGCGCGTGGACGCCGTCGCTGCCCGCCGCGGCGGACGCCACCGTCCGCGGCGAGCTGGCCGCCCTGCGCAACGGCCCGCTCTGGATCGCGTTCGGCGCCGGGTCCATCGGGTTCGGCGGCATGTTCGCCGTGTACTCCTACGTCAAGCCGCTCCTCACCGACGTCACCGGGCTCGCGGTGACGGCCGTGCCGCTCGTCCTCGCGCTCTACGGCGTCGGCATGACCGTCGGCACGCTCCTCGGCGGCCGGCTCGCGGACCGGTCCGTCCTCGGCACGGTGGTCGGCGGCATGGTCGCGACCATCGCCGTCCTCGTCCTCATCGCGCTGGTGGGCCCGTGGCCGGCCGCCGTCGTGCCGGCCCTCGTCCTGCTCGGCGTGACCTCCCAGGTGCTCGGGCTCGCGCTGCAGACCCGGCTCATGGACGTCTCGCCCGCGGCGCCGTCGCTGGGCGCGGCGCTGTGCCACTCGGCGCTCAACCT is a genomic window containing:
- a CDS encoding MFS transporter, whose product is MSNRFEAAVTVTSSSSAVPPAAGPQVAGPGRAADPRARTALLALALGGFGIGTTEFATMGLLPEIATDLDVSIPVAGHAITAYALGVVLGAPTLAALGARLDRRRLLLGLMVAFTVGNVLAAFAPTAETLVAARFLAGLPHGAFFGVGAVVGTAVVGPERRGRAVSAMMAGLTVACAVGVPLSSVVGHAVGWRWAFVAVGGIGLVTLVALRAWTPSLPAAADATVRGELAALRNGPLWIAFGAGSIGFGGMFAVYSYVKPLLTDVTGLAVTAVPLVLALYGVGMTVGTLLGGRLADRSVLGTVVGGMVATIAVLVLIALVGPWPAAVVPALVLLGVTSQVLGLALQTRLMDVSPAAPSLGAALCHSALNLGNAAGAFLGGLVIAGGWGLLAPAWVGAGLTALGLVVVLAVGRTPAPAAPSTPA